The following proteins are encoded in a genomic region of Candidatus Effluviviaceae Genus I sp.:
- a CDS encoding ECF transporter S component: protein MMLPIAFHAVPLGGRILLPMHIPALIAGLLLGPAAGLVVGAGSPVLSMLLTGRPTVFYMVPMVFELAAYGVVAGVVRPLIGRALARRPYLALVLALVAAMLVGRIVWITAVVWLAPVLGIQARTAAAALAALGAGWIGAALQLAVIPPIVRAVERPRAA, encoded by the coding sequence GTGATGCTCCCCATCGCGTTTCACGCGGTGCCGCTCGGCGGCCGCATCCTCCTGCCCATGCACATCCCGGCGCTCATCGCCGGGCTTCTTCTCGGCCCGGCCGCGGGCCTCGTCGTCGGCGCCGGCTCGCCCGTGCTGAGCATGCTGCTCACCGGGCGCCCCACGGTCTTCTACATGGTCCCGATGGTCTTCGAGCTCGCGGCCTACGGAGTCGTCGCAGGCGTCGTCAGGCCGCTCATCGGGCGTGCGCTCGCGCGCCGGCCTTACCTGGCTCTTGTCCTCGCGCTGGTCGCCGCCATGCTCGTCGGCCGGATCGTCTGGATCACGGCCGTCGTCTGGCTGGCCCCCGTTCTGGGCATCCAGGCGCGGACGGCCGCCGCCGCGCTCGCCGCGCTCGGCGCCGGCTGGATCGGGGCCGCGCTCCAGCTGGCCGTCATCCCGCCCATCGTGCGCGCCGTTGAGCGGCCGCGCGCAGCGTGA